The Thermococcus eurythermalis genomic sequence CTCTGTTGTGAGGCCGAGGGAGAAACTTCCCAACGGAATATGCTCTTTTAGAGAAGGCTCCTTCGCAAGAATTTCCGGGACTGCTGTCCGGGTCAAAACCTACAGAAACGGTTTCGGAATAGCGAACGTTACGAACGGCACGTGCTCGGTCTTACTGAAGCTGCCTTCGAGGCTCGGCGTTTCTCTGGTTGAGGGAGATAACGTGACTGCTTACGGCTTCTTTACACTGTACAAGGGAAAACCGGCCTTTGAAGTCCAGTCGGGTGATGACCTTTGCTGCGGGAAGCGCTGTTAGGGCTTTTCCTCGGCACATTCACTGGAATAACACCTGGAATCCACGTGAACACGCTGGCCTCCATGCTCCGCGACGTTGTGCTGAGTCCCGTCGTCCTCTTCGCCATGGGGCTGCCCACACTTTCCTCGATGTTCTCCCATCAACGTTTCTCGGTGTCCCAGACGGAGGCACGGCCCTTAGCGTTTTGCCCGCTCACAGGCTCGTACTTAGGGGCAAAGGCCTTGAGGTAGTCAGAATAGCGCTGGTTGCGAGCTTCTTAGCAACTCTCTTTTCTATCCCTCTTATTCCGATATACATTCGTCTTGCCCCTCTCTATCGGCCGGCTGTGGGGAAAATCGCTGTCATCTTCTTGATAGTTCTCCTCGTGGCAACCGAAGACGGCGTGAAACGTCTCTATGCGCTCTTCGTGGTTTTTGTATCCGGGGCAGTGGGCTTCTTAGTCCTTTCCCTGTCCATGGAGGAGCCGTTCTACGCGCTTTTCACCGGGCTTTTTGGCGTCCCGGTGATAGTCTCTTCAATAGGTTCCGGAACAAGAAATATAGAACCGGGGAAGCCTGAAGTGGAGATTGCTCCGACAAAGCTCGCGTTCTTCTCCTTTTACGGGACGCTCTCAGGCATGCTTGCGTCTCTGTTTCCGGCCT encodes the following:
- a CDS encoding tripartite tricarboxylate transporter permease; the encoded protein is MTFAAGSAVRAFPRHIHWNNTWNPREHAGLHAPRRCAESRRPLRHGAAHTFLDVLPSTFLGVPDGGTALSVLPAHRLVLRGKGLEVVRIALVASFLATLFSIPLIPIYIRLAPLYRPAVGKIAVIFLIVLLVATEDGVKRLYALFVVFVSGAVGFLVLSLSMEEPFYALFTGLFGVPVIVSSIGSGTRNIEPGKPEVEIAPTKLAFFSFYGTLSGMLASLFPAFTASQAALLGTFVSRDERSFLTVVYSLNTANFLFAFFNFLKTGRERNGIVALMEPLGLESLPPFVLLALFVGLATLLYGEALAALCAGALSRLPYRLINFLVLVFLIVLAFVFDGVLGLLALTASSITGYLAVLLGVKRTNCMGSLMLPVLLR